Below is a genomic region from Oncorhynchus gorbuscha isolate QuinsamMale2020 ecotype Even-year unplaced genomic scaffold, OgorEven_v1.0 Un_scaffold_2627, whole genome shotgun sequence.
caaatggccacccggactatttacattattttattgtgttacttttttattatgttttacttTCGTTTATTTGGtacatattttcttaactcttcttgaactgcactgttggttaaacctctttgggctgagatcgctaacgggatcgatataacaacagccagtgaaagtgcatggagacaaattcaaacaacagaaatctcataagtATTTGagaccattttaaagatacaattcttgttaatcccaccacagtgtccgatttcaaaaagactTCACGACAAAAGCACACCAAGCAATTATGTTAGGTGAgtgcctagtcacagaaaaacacagccatttttccagccaaagagaggagtcacaaaaagcagaaaaagagataaattaatcactaacctttgatgatcttcatcagatgatactcataggacttcatgttacacaatacatgtatgttttgtttgataaagttcatatttatatcaaaaaatcTCAGTGTACATTGCCGCGTTATTTTCCAGTAGTTCctaaacatccggtgattttgcagagagccacatcaatttacagatatactcataataaacattgctaaaacatacaactgttatgcatggaactttagataaacttctccttaatgcaaccactgtgtcaaatttcaaaaaagctttacccaAAAGCACACagtgcaataatctgagtacagcactcagagaccaaaacaacccacacagatttccaccatgttgtgtagtcaacagaagtcagaaatagcattataaatattcacttacctttcatgatcttcatcagaatgcactcccaggaatcccagttccacattaaatgtttgataaaatccataatttatgtccaaatacctcctttttgttcacgcgtttagcccagtaatccaaaatCATGACGCGCCTGCAGACAAAAAgtaaaaagttccgttacagtccgtagaaaagtgtcaaacgatgtatagaatcaatctttaggatgtttttatcatagatcttcaataatgttccaaccgagAATTCCTTTGTcggtagaaatgcaatggaaagcAAGCTTACTCTTATGTGAACGCACGTGGTCAGCTCATgcctctctggcagacctctgactcaatcccctctcattcgccacccacttcacagtagaagcatcaaacaaggttctaaagatgaccccatagacactgtgtattcaataggcaatgagttgaaaaactacaaacctcagatttcctacttcctggttggattttttctcaggtttttgcctgccatattagttatgttatactcacagacatcattcaaacagttttaggaacttcagagtgtttgctaaccaaatatactaataatatgcatatcttagcttctgggactgagtagcaggcagtttactctgggcaccttatttatccaagctactcaatactgccccatCCATAACAAGTtttaaggtctacacgtgttgtatttgacgcatgtgacaaataaagtgtgatttgatttgatcttccttcacaacagcccTGCGCTGCTCCGCATAGTATAAGAAGTATACATGCCCTGACTTCTGTAGAGGCCATATCACGGTAAATGCTTGACAGCCAAGGCAGACATCAGATTGAACATGTAGCGCCTTTGATGGTTTGGCACTGCGGTTGTGGCGGAGGGATTTCATGACCTGGCGCTGGTTATGTGCCTGCTAGCTAAATAATGTGAGGCAAGAACACACCAACTAAAACACTGTCCCTCGTGTAAGTTATAAGAGAAGTCGACGCTTTAGGTGTAATTATTGCGTTAATGTATTGTTACTATAATGTCACACAACGTATCAGACTTGTTTGCAGCTATCCAATACAACtagataacgttagctaactagagAGCACCGTGTTCGCTAGCTCGGTTGGAAAATGTGGTTGGCTTTCTTAATTTCAGTTCACTTATTTGAAAAATTGTTAAATATCACACATACTTGTATTGTGTATTAAAAAGCGTCCTTCTCTACTTGAAAATATGGTTTTGATGGGTTTGTcgagctagctaaagttaacaaGCCTAACACCAGATGTAACGTTATAGCATGTATTTCCCAACATGATTCCAATTAACCTCAGTCACAGAAGCTATCGAGGCCGATAATAATATTCGTTAACGTTCGTTCTGTCTATGCAGATGAGGAAGAAGGCAACCGAGAGcggtaaaaagaaaaaaaaaaacaccgcccgaacagggacttGAACCCTGGACCCTCAGATTAAAAGTctgatgctctaccgactgagctatccGGGCTCTGACTGGCAGAGAAAGTGGAAAGATTTTGATTTTGAAAAGTCGTAGGGTAGATCACGTCTCGACTTGCTCGGAAAGCGACTATTGTTTCTGTGTTGCTCAGCTCAAGGGCTCGGGGGGCACTTTTCAATCCCATAGCTAACGTTACTGTAAGGGTATTGCAGGCAGCATCGTAACGTTTATAACACAGATTAATAGAGTTTTGGTTTTACCCACAGGTGAATATCGTATCTTTGGTTATACTAACGTTAATTTATCTAGTTACTGTAGCTACATCATAGCTCGCTAGTGTTCCATTTCTTTCTGTGGTCGGCTAACCTAGTACCGGCGCAAAGATACACTATTGGCAATGTGTACGTGTTGATAATAATACCCTACCGATGCAAAGATACACCATTGGCCATTTGTAAGTGTCAATGTGCACGGAAAAGCTATTGTCAGCCTCTGTGTTGTTCCTTTAATCTTCATTTATTGGCAATTCATTGTTTTCCTCTGATCAACATACGTCATTTATTAACGTCATTAACGTGAGCAAAAATAAAATGAGACATCGTGGCAGTTATTTTAATGTCTTGTCCAAGTTTAGGACGTGAAAGACCGACGTGTTGATCCGAttaaaggaagaaaaaaaaaagtataCAGGCCCCAGCGAGATTTGAACTCGCGACCCCTGGTTTACAAGACCAGTGCTCTAACCCCTGAGCTATGGAGCCCTGTTCTGTTGAGCCTGAAACGCAGACTGTTTTTGACTGTGGCATAGATAGTTTTTCATTAGAGTTCTATTAGCATTCTGAAACCATATGGTTGCTTGCAAAGACCTCAATTGATCGATTTAATTTTATTGGTAAAACATCCTTATATCAGTATTTTAAATCAACACGATAAAGACAACAACAATATCCTGCATTCTGACTTGCAATGTGTTTTCAACTTCAACCACTAGATGGCGTCAAAGAACGACATTTGTCAACAAGCCTTTCAGGAGTTGTTTGTAGCCTGTCATGTGTTGCGCTCAAGTggataattaagcaataaggccccgagggggtgtggtatatgaccaaaaTCCGCTGTCCATGTacaacgcaacgcggagtgcctggatacagcccttagccgtggtatactggttcccaacataattgcaaattagtcttccaaatggacaatgacaccaagcatacttacaaagttgtggcaaaatggctaaaggacaacaaagtcaaggtattggtgtggccatcacaaagccctgacctcaatcctatagaaaatgtgtgggcagaactgaaaaagcatgtgcgagcaaggaggcctacaaacctgactcagttacaccagctctgtcaggaggaatgggccaaaattcaccaaacttattgtgggaagcttgtagaaggctacccaaaatgctTGACCCAAGTTTTGAACAATTTGAaggcaaccaaatactaattgagtgtatgtaaacttctggcccactgggaatgtgatgaaggaaataaaagattaaataaatcagtatctctactaatattctgacattttcacattcttaaaataaagtggtgatcctaactgacataaaacaggggatttttactcggattaaatgtcaggaattgtgaaaatgtatttggctaaggtgtatgtaaacttctgacttcaactgtatatacaagtAAAATAACACAGAATGGACACACAAATAAATACACCTGCAGTTGGCATAGCCTGTAAGGCAACACTATACACCTTGCTATTTTTGTGTTTGCCAATGCATTTACAATTTGGGATAACTTCAGGGCAGATCTGCACCAGTGGCGTACTACTACTTTGGGAAATCAATGCACATGACGGGCTTGCTATAGACAGCCTCCTATGGCTTTGGGCGTGGTATAGAAATAGAACGGAGGTACCAGCCTCCTATGGCTTTGGGCGTGGTATAGAAATAGAACGGAGGTACCAGCCTCCTATGGGTCGTGGTATAGAAATAGAACGGAGGTACCAGCCTCCTATGGCTTTGGGCGTGGTATAGAAATAGAACGGAGGTACCAGCCTCCTATGGATAGAAATAGAACGGAGGTACCAGCCTCCTATGGCTTTGGGCGTGGTATAGAAATAGAACGGAGGTACCAGCCTCCTATGGCTTTGGGCGTGGTATAGAAATAGAACGGAGGTACCAGCCTCCTATGGCTTTGGGCGTGGTATAGAAATAGAACGGAGGTACCAGCCTCCTATGGCGTTGGGCGTGGTATAGAAATAGAACGGAGGTACCAGCCTCCTATGGCTTTGGGCGTGGTATAGAAATAGAACGGAGGTACCAGCCTCCTATGGCTTTGGGCGTGGTATAGAAATAGAACGGAGGTACCAGCCTCCTATGGCTTTGGGCGTGGTATAGAAATAGAACGCCAGCCTCCTATGGCTTTGGGCGTGGTATAGAAATAGAACGGAGGTACCAGCCTCCTATGGCTTTGAGCGTGGTATAGAAATAGAACGGAGGTACCAGCCTCCGGAATGGAACATATTCAGTTTCGAATACAGAGACGGATACGTATGGTTAGCCAGAGGACATCAAATATGTCCAATATTTGCTCTGGAAAACTGAATCAATTCCACCCTGAACTCGAATTCGATATCCAATAAATACGCGCaggaatttaattgaattgtatTTTATGGATTTATGAAAAGGCGTATTTTTTTCCATCACTAAAGCCACTTGAGGATTGTAAATGAGAAACATGCGTGTGGAAGACGGGCGGATAGTTAGTCTTGGTTTTGAACCCATTTCTAAAACCAAGCCTCCAACGCAACGAACGTAAGTAACTAGTGAATAGGTATGTGATTTTCAAATACCAATAAAATGCTGCATTTGTTGTTTGCGTTTTGATTGTGTTTATAAAAAAAGGACTAGCCCGTGCGTAAACATGCGTTCCAAATGCTCCATGATCACCATACATCATAATCACTTCTATCATAACAAGTCGCCTTTCTCTGAACTTGGACAAGtcaatagagaggctataaaaaACCTATATAGATACTGGAAAGTTTTCCTATTGAATGGTTTATTTCTTGTGCTTAGCCTAGGTAGTTGTGTACAGTAATTGACACAATTGGTTTACTTGTAGCCTAATGTAGCCCATCTCGCACCCGAGGGACGATACATAGTTACAGTAATGATATGTAATAAACATGTTCAATAGGCCGACTGTACCGTTTCTAGGGAAAATGACGCGATGATTAGCCAATGATCACAAAGAGCTGAGTAATCGCCCACAAACATGTTGTGCCTGGTAGTGAATGAAATTGTATTGTACTGAATGCAACTGTACACCCAATCCGTTCTCTCTGCGTAGCATATACCTGTCCAGCCGGTTTCAAAGATTTGTGAAAGCTCGATCCGGGAGTTACGGGTATTGGTAGGTAGGTCTATTACGAGAGGGGTGTTGGATGTCAGTTTGGAACAGTTCAGCACACGACGCCCCAACGACTGGAACGGAGCTCCTTTCTCTCGCCACTCAAGAAGTGTAGCTTGGTCTCGCCACTTGCGCAACAAGTGACTCTGCCAAAGGATTTATAAGAATCAGTCGGACACATTTAGTTTCTTTATGCTAGAACGTGACTGAAAAGCAAGTCTTTCGACGAGAATAACAGGAGCACTCTCTCCGTTTCTTTGCCTGTCCACGGTTCATGAAGGCATCACAACCGGGTATAAAATCAGATTTCTCCGTGTTCGACCATGAAAGTGACACGGATGTTTGTGCCCAGATGCTGCGCTCCTTCACATTAGGACGTCGCCGGATGACTAAATGTAAGATCCTCTTTGTTCATTTAGGGAGACCTGTATTTGTGTGTAGATATCACCTAGCTTCAAGCCCATATAACTTAGAAACTACGGTACTTCGTGTAGGCTAGATTGAGCCAAGTGATGTTGGAATCAGTGATGAGACATCGATCCTCGTTTCTACTACTTTGTAGCCAAATCTAAATGAACAAAAGTCTAGCCTGGTTCCGGATGTAAACACAACGTCGCGCCTTCTTTTAAAATAATGGTTGCTAACAGAGGAGTATTTTCTCACTTCTCTTTCCAGGGCCACCATGCTCCATGCGTCCGCTGTGGTCGTGTGGGAATGGCTCAACGAACACGGGCGGTGGCGGCCCTACAGCCCGACCGTCTCCCACCACATCGAGGCGGTGATACGAAGCGATCCCCGTGGTGGGAGCGTCGTGCTAGGCCAAGTCGACAACCGCCTCTCGCCCTACATCCTAGACCTGCAGTCGATGCCAGTTCAGGCAGGACACAGGTAAGAAGACGAGAGCTGAGAGGTGGGaatggctgttgttgttgtggggaTGCCAATGTGGTGTTTTTACGCGCCTGGTGTTGTTTGTGTAAGGCACgtggatgtatataggtggagaacgtttgtgaaacagcacagtttaaaatatatggcacatagaaatcaaaactggatggtcttAAGAGAGACGGGAAACCACGtgcttgatgtatttgataccattccacgtattctgctccagtcattaccaccagccagttctccccaattaaggtcccgccaacctcctgtgatgtccagtgagtgtctctgtgtctcggtcTGTCCAGAGTGGATATATTGTTATAGACAAAAGTCCTATCAGTATTCTTACTTCTACATAGGCAATTTTTAAACATCTTAGGCTCAGTTATCAGTCTGTTCTGGTTTTTACTTCACGTTATTCGTTTTGCATGTGGTTCAACTAATAGACTGCTTCACCACTGGGGTGGAGCTTAAAGCTCACAGCTTGGTTCCATTCCGTCATAGAATGAGAATTAAGAATGAATTACAATCAGTTCCATATTCCTACTGGGTCCCGGAGTTAAACCCTCCACTTGCATGTCAGATAGAATGGGGTGAAAGTGGGATGACCTACGACAGCTGTACCTCACAGAGCCTTGGCCTCTCTTACGAGAGACATTCTTCCCCGTAGTCCCCGAATCTAACGCACGCAGCTGCTGTGTGGGGACTGACACTGGGTGGGATAAGCAGAGGGGAGCCCGAGAAAAGGGCACCTATTTCCTACATAATGCACTAGttttagtcaaaagtagtgcactacaaagggaatagggtgctctttGTGACAGATACAGAGTGTAAGGGGAAAGCAGAGAGAATGTGATATTTCAAGGCTTAAACAGCAGAGAATCTGAGAATCCGCCTCCGgtagccccctcctcctcctctatagtCTCAGCCACACTGTCTCCTGTTAATGTCTTTAGTCTTGTCTTTAGTTTTGTCAATAGGCCAGATCTGTAGGGGCCAGTGGTGACAGAGGCTCGGGAcgtgggagagggagatggaaggagggatagaaagagagggggatagaaagagaggagatggaaggagggatagaaagagaggggatggaaggagggatagaaagagagggagatggaaggagggatagaaagagggagatggaagggagggatagaaagagagggagatggaaggagggatagaaagagagggggatggaaggagggatagaaagagagggagatggaaggagggatagaaagagagggggatagaaagaggggagatggaaggagggatagaaagagggagatggaaggagggatagaaagaggggagatggaaggagggatagaaagagaggggagatggaaggaggatagaaagagagggggagatggaaggagggatagaagagggagatggaaggagggatagaaagagagggagatggaaggagggatagagagagggagatggaaggagggatagaaagagagggagatggaaggagggatagaaagagagggagatggaaggagggatagaaagagggatggaaggagggatagaaagagagatggaaggagggatagaaagagagggagatggaaggagggatagaaagagagggagatggaagaagggatagaaagagagggggatggaaggagggatagaaagagaggggatggaaggagggatagaaagagaggagatggaaggagggatagaaagagaggggatggaaggagggatagaaagagagggagatggaaggagggatagaaagagggagatggaaggaggtaaTAGGGGAagcccatctatctctctctctttgttgaagTTGAGAGAACAGATGTTTGTTCCTCTATTGTGGCCTAGAACATTCACGCAGGGTAGAGGGCGCACCGACAATTCTAAGTTCACCGAAGTGGAAGATGAAGACAAAAGAGAGGACGAGAAAGAGAGCAGTAACGACGGAACCATCTCTCTTTTACCTTGTCGCTCCACTCTGATATTCACCACAGCTGATGATTGTATGACACTGTGACACCTCTCCCTCCCACATCCTCTCACAACGTTGGTGCTCGAGACAGACCGCATGAGAATAGAGAAGCTCGCAGCTCACCGCAGGTTGCAGTCTCTAAACGAGCTTTGCGCCCCGTGGGGATCGTTTTAAGCCTCAccatgtttctcctctctccgcGTCCTGGCTTTTCCCACCACTGTGTGATGCGGTGCTTCTGTGATGCCGTCAAAGACTCCCATTACTTTGTTGCTGacaacaggcagatagacagagaggctgacaacatacagatagacagagaggctgacaacatacagatagacagagaggctgacaacatacagatagacagagaggctgacaacatacagatagacagagaggctgacaacatacagatagacagagaggctgacaacatacagatagacagagaggctgacaacatacagatagacagagaggctgacaacatacagatagacagagaggctgacaacaggcagatagacagagaggctgacaacatacagatagacagagaggctgacaaacatacagatagacagagaggctgacaacaggcagatagacagagaggctgacaacatacagatagacagaggctgacaacatacagatagacagagaggctgacaacagaTGGACAGAGGCTGacaacaggcagatagacagagaggctgacaacatacagatagacagagaggttgacaacatacagatagacagagaggctgacaaatatacagatagacagaggctgacaacaggcagatagacagagggctgacaacatacagatagacaagagaggctgacaacagatagacagacagagaggctgacaacatacagatagacagacaggggttgacaaatatacagatagacagagaggctgacaacatacagatagacagagaggctgacaacagatagataggcagagaggctgacaacatgcagatagacagagagagtgacaacatacagataggggTGCAGAGAGgttgacaacatacagataggttGACAaatatacagatagacagagaggctgacaacatacagataggctgacaacatacagataggctgacaacatacatataaGGCAGAGACGGTAAACATACAGATAGGGCTGGCAACATAAGCagataggctgacaacatacatataaggcagagaggctgacaacatacagataggcagaggctgacaacatacagataggcagagaggctgacaacatacacagataggcagagaggctgacaacatacagataggcagagaggctgacaacatacagatagacagaggctgacaacatacagatagacagagaggctgacaacatacatataaggcagagaggctgacaacatacagataggctgacaacatacagatagacagaggctgacaacatacatatagggctgacaacatacagataaggcagagaggctgacaacatacagatagggcAGAGAggggctgacaacatacagataggctgacaacatacagatgagctgacaacatacagataggctgacaacatacagataggctgacaaacatacagatgagcagagaggctgacaacatacagataaggCAGAGagggctgacaacatacagataggctgacaacacatataaggcagagaggctgacaacatacatataaggcagagaggctgacaacatacatataGGCTGACAACATATGgataggctgacaacatacagataggctgacaacatacagataggctgacaacatacatataaggcagagaggctgacaacatacagataggcagaggCTGACAACATGCAAGTGGGcttgacaacatacagataggctgacaacatacatataaggcagaggctgacaacatacagataggcagagaggctgacaaatATACATATAAGGCAGAGAGGTGACAAATATACagataggctgacaacatacagatagacagagaggctgacaacatacagatagacagataggctgacaacatacagatagaactgagaggctgacaacatacatataggcagagaggctgacaacatacagataggggCTGAcaacagataggcagagaggggctgacaacatacagataggctgacaacatacatataGGCAGAGAGgttgacaacatacagatagacagagaggctgacaacatacagataggcagagaggctggACAACACagataggctgacaacatacagataggctgacaacatacagatagacagagaggctgggaCAACATACATATAGGCTGACAACAGGCAGATAagagcagagaggctgacaacatacagataaggcagagaggctgacaacatacagagaggctgacaacatacagatagggctgacaacatacagataggctgacaacatacagataggcagagaggctgacaacatacatataaggcagagaggctgacaacatgcatataaggcagagaggctgacaacaggcagatagacagagctgacaacatacatataaggcagaggctgacaacatacatataaggcagagaggccacaaacaggcagatagacagagaggctgacaacatacatataaggcagagaggctgacaacatacatataaggcagagaggctgacaacaggcagatagacagagaggttgacaacatacataaaggcagagaggctgacaacatacatataaGGCAGAGAGGCTGGGATAAATATacatagacagagaggctgacaacatacatataaGGCAGAGGCTGACAacaggcagataggcagagaggttgacaacagatagatagacagagaggctgacaacagaTAGATAGGCAGAGGGCTGGACAACATACATATAAGGCAGAGGCTGACAACAGGCAgataaggcagagaggctgacaacatacatataggcaagagaggctgacaacatacatataaggcagagaggctgacaacaggcagatagggacagagaggctgacaacatacatataaggcagagaggctgacaacatacatataaGGCAGAGAGGCTGGACAACATATAAGgcagaggctgacaacatacatataaggcagagggctgacaacatacatataaggcagaggctgacaacatacatataaggcagagaggctggcaacaggcagatagacagagaggctgacaacaggcagataggcagaggaggctgacaacatacatataaggcagagaggctgacaaataggcagataggcagagaggttgacaacatacatataaggcagagaggctgacaacatacatataaggcagagaggctgacaacaggcagatagacagagaggctgacaacatacatataaggcagagagagctgacaacatacatataaggcagagaggctgacaacatacatataaggcagagaggctgacaacatacatataaggcagagagggctgacaacatacatataaggcagagaggctgacaacatacatataaggcagagaggctgacaaacacacagacaaggCAGAGGCTGacaacaggcagatagacagaggaggggctgacaacatacagatagggcagagaggctgacaacatacagataggcagagaggctgacaacatacagatagacagagaggctgacaacatacagataggcagagaggctgacaaatatacagatagacagaggctgacaacatacagataggcagagaggctgacaacatacagatagacagagaggctgacaacatataTAGTGTAGAGGCTAGACAACACACAGATGAGCAGAGAAGGCT
It encodes:
- the LOC124026133 gene encoding E3 ubiquitin-protein ligase DTX4-like, with the translated sequence MRNMRVEDGRIVSLGFEPISKTKPPTQRTATMLHASAVVVWEWLNEHGRWRPYSPTVSHHIEAVIRSDPRGGSVVLGQVDNRLSPYILDLQSMPVQAGH